ggatcatcaacaacaacagcaacaacagcagcaacaacaacaacagaccaGCCCTGACCCGCTGAACTCGCTCATCATCCAGCTGCTGCAGGCGGACATCACGCGGGGGCGGACCAGGGAGAACCAGGGGGGGAGGCGCGAGGACAACGCCATCGCCCCCCCCGGCTTCACCGCCCCCGGCCGCCCCGACCCCCCGGCCTCGGGGGGCGAGCAgcagggggcggcggcggcgggcggcgacCTGGCGCCCGTCACCGCGCTGACCTCCGACCTCCTGCGGCAGCACAAGCGCTACAACTCGCCGCGCGTGCTGCTCAGCCAGCGGCCGCCgctgcagccgccgccgctCTACCTCATGGACGACTTTGTGGGCGGCAGCGACGGCAGCGggccggaggtggaggaggcggcggaggcggcggcgctGGCGGCGGGGGGGTCGTCGCCGGGCAACAGGACGCGCAAGAAGCGGTACGCGGAGCACAAGAGCTACCGCGGGGAGTACTCGGTGTGCGACAGCGAGAGCGAGTGGGTGACGGACAAGTTGCAGGCCACCGACCTGCGGAACCGGCCCGTCTCGGTGCTGGGCCAGATCAAGACCAGCGCCTCGGCCGAGGTGAAGCAGTACTTTTACGAGACGCGCTGCCGGGCGGCCGAGCCCTTTAAGAACGGCTGTCGGGGCATCGACGACAAGCACTGGAACTCGCAGTGCAAGACGGTGCAGACGTACGTGCGCGCGCTCACGCAGGACGTGAACGACGTAAAGTGGCGGTGGATCCGCATCAACACCTCCTGCGTGTGCGCGCTGTCGCGGAAACACCGGAAGACGTAAGGGATGGGGTGGGGCGCGCGCGCACGAACTGAACGAGAGGATCGAACATGGAAAACACGGATGCTTGCTAGGACGTCCGCCCTCGTGCGGAGGAGGGACACGCCCCTATAGGACCGCGCTGTGCGGGGTTTGAACCTTCCCCGCTCGTAACCGGGGAcggctcacttcctgtcggCAGACCCCGCCTCCTCTCGGGGATGATGGGCGGAGCTTAAAGGACGATGACTCGGCGAGAAACAGGAACGGATAtttgtactgaaacactgtccaCGATGGGTCCAAGGAACTGAGGTTTCCAATCTCTGCTGCGAATTTCACTGTTactgtttttttccttttgtacTGCAGAGCCACTGTCCCGTGTACACACACCCAGAACTggccccacgccccccccccccccccccccacccccggacACATAGACCGGGACTTGACGAAGGGGCGGCGTGCGGGACGGGTGTTTATGTTGCGTATTTCGCGGGGTTTATGTacatataaattattatttaagtTATATGAAATGCATGTAGTTTACACatgtctatatctatatatatatatatctttatatatgaCGGTTGAAcctatttgttgttatttattgaaaGACATTCCTTGTATCAAAGGAAGCTAGAAAACgtggaaaaggagagagaaacaacCAATGAACTCAATCTGAgatcgacacacacacctgctgcatCATGGGAAATCAACACACGTGCCTTGACCGAATATAGATGGaaagaaatgagagagagagagagagagagagagagagaaagtgagagagagagagagagagagagagagagagagagagagagagagagagagagagagagagagagagagagagagagagagagagagagagagagagagagagagagagagagactacagtgAGCAGTGGGAGAACATACACTGTTGATCAGGGGTTCCAAGACAGTGAATAAGTGTAAGCCAGGTTCTCAGACACCTCAACTCACCTCAGCAGGGCGTCTAAACCATGTTTCACCATGGTTACgttaccttttttttcttttcaacacaacacaacaatgcAATACTAATGTAGCTACCAGGCTGAACATCTTTCAGGggttatttttaatgtctaaaCCGATGCCCCCCCGCCTCTCCAATAGGTCACCAGTGGGCTCCACAGCGAGACCACTG
The nucleotide sequence above comes from Gadus chalcogrammus isolate NIFS_2021 chromosome 4, NIFS_Gcha_1.0, whole genome shotgun sequence. Encoded proteins:
- the ntf3 gene encoding neurotrophin-3 isoform X1, with the translated sequence MSILLYVMVLTYLYGIQATTMDGGRQGQQQGQQQQQDHQQQQQQQQQQQQQTSPDPLNSLIIQLLQADITRGRTRENQGGRREDNAIAPPGFTAPGRPDPPASGGEQQGAAAAGGDLAPVTALTSDLLRQHKRYNSPRVLLSQRPPLQPPPLYLMDDFVGGSDGSGPEVEEAAEAAALAAGGSSPGNRTRKKRYAEHKSYRGEYSVCDSESEWVTDKLQATDLRNRPVSVLGQIKTSASAEVKQYFYETRCRAAEPFKNGCRGIDDKHWNSQCKTVQTYVRALTQDVNDVKWRWIRINTSCVCALSRKHRKT
- the ntf3 gene encoding neurotrophin-3 isoform X2; protein product: MSILLYVMVLTYLYGIQATTMDGGRQGPDPLNSLIIQLLQADITRGRTRENQGGRREDNAIQGAAAAGGDLAPVTALTSDLLRQHKRYNSPRVLLSQRPPLQPPPLYLMDDFVGGSDGSGTRKKRYAEHKSYRGEYSVCDSESEWVTDKLQATDLRNRPVSVLGQIKTSASAEVKQYFYETRCRAAEPFKNGCRGIDDKHWNSQCKTVQTYVRALTQDVNDVKWRWIRINTSCVCALSRKHRKT